The DNA sequence TTGGTCATCAGGCGCGCTTTTTTCCCGCGAGCCGCTGAACCAGCCCGAGGATCCCTTCGGGCGCCAGGACGACGAAGGCCACGAGCACGACCCCGACGATCAGCAGGTTCAACTCCGACGAGATCGTTACCGTCGTCACCTGTTGGGCCGTGCCCAG is a window from the Candidatus Rokuibacteriota bacterium genome containing:
- a CDS encoding branched-chain amino acid ABC transporter permease, with protein sequence LGTAQQVTTVTISSELNLLIVGVVLVAFVVLAPEGILGLVQRLAGKKRA